A genome region from Populus alba chromosome 5, ASM523922v2, whole genome shotgun sequence includes the following:
- the LOC118029213 gene encoding bidirectional sugar transporter SWEET1 — protein MEVLHFLFGVFGNATALFLFLAPTITFKRIIRSKSIEQFSGIPYVMTLLNCLLSAWYGLPFVSKNNVLVSTINGAGAAIETIYVLIFIIYAPKKEKAKVLGLLTLVITVFTSVALVSLFALHGNARKLFCGCAAAVFSIIMYGSPLSIMRTVIKTKSVEYMPFFLSLFVFLCGTSWFVYGLLGRDPFVAVPNGVGCGLGALQLILYFIYRNNKGEAKKPVSTHSLEIGPGKVHQEKKVVANGSHDEQV, from the exons GATAACGTTCAAGAGGATCATAAGAAGCAAATCCATAGAGCAGTTCTCTGGCATTCCGTATGTGATGACCTTGCTCAACTGCCTCCTTTCCGCTTG GTATGGACTGCCTTTTGTGTCCAAGAACAATGTTTTGGTGTCAACAATCAATGGAGCTGGCGCAGCAATTGAAACCATCTATGTGTTGATCTTCATCATATATGcaccaaagaaagagaaggctAAAGTCCTTGGCCTCCTCACTCTTGTGATCACCGTCTTTACTAGCGTGGCCTTGGTGTCCCTTTTTGCTCTTCATGGCAACGCCAGGAAGCTATTCTGTGGCTGTGCTGCTGCTGTTTTCTCTATTATCATGTATGGCTCCCCACTGTCTATCATG AGGACAGTGATTAAAACTAAGAGCGTCGAGTACATGCCATTCTTCCTGTCACTGTTTGTCTTCTTATGCGGCACCTCCTGGTTTGTCTATGGTCTGCTTGGTAGAGACCCTTTCGTTGCC GTCCCAAATGGAGTTGGCTGTGGTCTAGGGGCATTGCAGCTGATATTGTACTTCATCTACCGTAACAACAAGGGCGAGGCCAAGAAGCCCGTCTCCACTCATTCACTAGAGATTGGTCCCGGAAAAGTCCACCAAGAGAAGAAAGTGGTTGCCAATGGATCCCATGATGAACAAGTGTAG
- the LOC118029210 gene encoding uncharacterized protein, whose protein sequence is MSVKLQQPVGQKRLTNVAVVRLKKHGMRFEIACYKNKVLSWRSGVEKDLDEVLQSHHTVYSNVSKGILAKSLDLNKAFGHDDQTRICLEILEKGELQVAGKERESQLSSQFRDIATIVMQKTINPETQRPYTISMIERLMHETHFAVEPHNSSKKQALDVIRELQKHFPIKRSPMRLGLTVSGQNFSTLLEKLAAWDANVVSKDESGSRQSIICEMDPGFFRDCDALVRNLQGRLEILAVSVHFEEDTHVDDYDDYEDVPSALPKESTDSAVQLSEKIQKQTLSDEKKAGAEVKQNKCSTCNVFVGDAKQFRDHFKSDWHKHNLKRKTKQLPPLTSEECLGDMDMNDSNTDIKEYSF, encoded by the exons ATGTCGGTGAAGTTGCAGCAGCCGGTAGGGCAAAAACGGCTGACGAACGTAGCAGTGGTCCGATTAAAGAAGCATGGTATGCGTTTCGAGATTGCTTGTTACAAGAACAAGGTCCTCTCCTGGCGCTCTGGCGT agagaaagattTGGATGAAGTGCTGCAGTCCCACCACACAGTTTATTCAAATGTTTCCAAAGGAATTCTTGCAAAATCTTTAGATTTGAATAAAGCTTTTGGACATGATGATCAGACCAGAATTTGCCTTGAG ATATTGGAGAAAGGGGAGCTTCAAGTGGCCGGGAAAGAGAGGGAATCTCAGTTGTCTAGTCAGTTTCGGGATATCGCAACTATTGTTATGCAGAAAACTATTAATCCCGAAACCCAACGTCCTTACACTATCAGTATGATTGAGAGATTGATGCATGAAACTCACTTTGCTGTTGAACCGCATAACAGCTCTAAGAAGCAG GCGCTAGATGTTATTCGTGAGCTTCAAAAGCATTTTCCAATCAAGCGATCTCCAATGAGACTTGGGCTTACTGTTAGTGGCCAGAATTTTTCTACTCTATTGGAAAAGCTTGCTGCCTGGGACGCTAATGTTGTTTCGAAAGATGAATCTGGAAGTCGTCAATCTATT ATTTGTGAAATGGACCCAGGTTTCTTCAGGGACTGCGATGCCTTGGTGAGGAATCTACAGGGCAGGCTGGAAATTCTTGCGGTGTCTGTTCATTTTGAGGAGGACACCCATGTAGATGACTATGATGACTATGAAGATGTGCCCTCAGCCCTACCCAAGGAATCTACTGATTCTGCTGTACAACTGAGTGAGAAAATCCAAAAGCAGACTCTCTCTGATGAAAAGAAAGCTGGGGCGGAGGTAAAGCAAAACAAGTGCAGCACGTGCAATGTGTTTGTTGGGGATGCAAAGCAGTTCAGGGATCACTTCAAGAGCGACTGGCACAAACATAATTTGAAGCGCAAGACCAAGCAGCTGCCTCCTCTTACTTCAGAAGAGTGTTTGGGTGACATGGACATGAATGACTCGAACACGGATATAAAAGAATACTCGTTTTGA
- the LOC118029211 gene encoding LOW QUALITY PROTEIN: transcriptional corepressor SEUSS-like (The sequence of the model RefSeq protein was modified relative to this genomic sequence to represent the inferred CDS: deleted 2 bases in 1 codon), producing the protein MVPSGPPTPIGGAQSVSPSLLRSNSGMLGAQGGPLSSQTAFPSLMSPRTQFNNMSMLGNVPSLLNQSFGNGGPNPGLPGPGSSQRGNIDTGAESDPLSNVGNGMGFNAPPSSFVPSNMVNPGPSGQVQGQQFSNPSGNQLLPDQQQSQQLEAQSFQHGQQSMQQFSGSHNAQQVQQQHQFQSIRGGLAGAGPVKMEPHVTNDQHGTQQPQPLRNLGPVKLEPHQIQNLRNLSTVKLEPQHSDQSLFLQQQQQQQQHQQHSSQQQQHQQQFLHMSRQSSQQAVVQLNLLHQQRLLQMHQQQQQQQQQQQQLLKAMPQQRPQLPQQFQQQNLPLRSPVKSVYEPGMCARRLTNYMHQQQRRPEDNNIDFWRKFVSEFFAPHAKKKWCVSMYGSGRQTAGVFPQDVWHCEICNRKPGRGFEATVEVLPRLFKIKYESGTLEELLYVDMPREYQNSSGQIVLDYAKAIQESVFEQLRVVRDGQLRIVFSPDLKICSWEFCARRHEELIPRRLLIPQVSQLGVAAQKYQAATQTASSNLSVPELQNNCTMFVASARQLAKALEVPLVNDLGYTKRYVRCLQISEVVNSMKDLIDYSRETGTGPMESLAKFPRRTGSSSGFHSQAPQPEVQQQQLQTIPQNSNSDRSSAQVTMQITASNGMASVNNSLTTASTTTSASTIVGLLHQNSMNSRQQNSMNNASSPYGGNSVQIPSPGSSGTIPQAQPNPSPFQSPTPSSSNNPPQTSHSALTASNHISSTNSPANIPLQQPALSGEADHGDSQSSVQKLLHEIMLSNQLNGTGGMVGSLVNDVKNVNGILPTGNNTVLNGGNGLVGNGTVNSSGIGGAGYGTMGGLVQSTVVNGIRAAMGNNSIMNGRMGMPSMVRDQSMNHQHDLGNQLPSGLGAANGFSNLQFDWKPSP; encoded by the exons ATGGTACCCTCGGGGCCGCCTACTCCAATTGGGGGTGCCCAGTCTGTTTCTCCTTCACTTTTGAGATCAAATTCGGGGATGTTGGGAGCTCAAGGTGGTCCTTTGAGTTCCCAAACAGCATTCCCTTCTCTAATGTCCCCCCGAACTCAGTTTAATAACATGAGCATGCTTGGAAATGTGCCCTCCCTCTTGAACCAGTCTTTTGGGAACGGAGGTCCAAATCCTGGACTTCCTGGGCCTGGGAGCAGTCAGCGTGGAAATATTGATACCGGGGCAGAATCTGATCCACTTTCAAATGTTGGTAATGGAATGGGTTTCAATGCTCCTCCATCGTCATTTGTTCCGTCAAATATGGTTAATCCTGGACCTTCAGGTCAAGTTCAGGGACAACAGTTTTCAAATCCTTCCGGCAACCAGTTGTTGCCCGATCAACAACAGTCCCAACAACTTGAAGCACAAAGTTTCCAGCATGGTCAGCAATCAATGCAACAGTTCTCTGGCTCTCACAACGCCCAGCAGGTGCAGCAGCAACATCAATTTCAATCAATACGAGGAGGGTTAGCTGGTGCTGGACCTGTTAAGATGGAGCCACATGTGACAAATGATCAACATGGAACACAGCAGCCGCAGCCACTGAGAAATCTGGGTCCAGTCAAGTTGGAGCCACATCAAATTCAGAATTTGCGAAATTTGTCAACGGTAAAGTTGGAACCTCAACATTCAGATCAATCTTTGTTTttacaacagcagcagcagcagcagcagcatcaaCAGCACAGCAGc caacagcagcagcatcaACAGCAGTTCCTTCACATGTCAAGGCAGTCTTCTCAGCAGGCTGTTGTACAACTAAATCTTTTGCATCAGCAAAGGCTGTTGCAAATgcatcaacaacaacagcagcaacagcaacagcaacaacaacttTTGAAGGCAATGCCTCAGCAAAGGCCTCAATTACCACAACAATTTCAACAACAGAACTTACCTTTGAGATCTCCAGTAAAATCAGTATATGAACCTGGGATGTGTGCCCGTCGTCTCACAAATTACATGCATCAACAGCAGCGCAGACCTGAA GACAATAACATTGATTTCTGGAGGAAATTTGTTTCTGAGTTCTTTGCTCCCCATGCAAAAAAGAAGTGGTGTGTTTCTATGTATGGAAGTGGCCGGCAAACAGCTGGTGTTTTCCCTCAG GATGTATGGCATTGTGAGATTTGCAATCGCAAGCCAGGCCGGGGTTTTG AGGCAACTGTTGAGGTTCTTCCCAggcttttcaaaatcaaatatgaaagTGGTACCTTGGAAGAACTTCTCTATGTTGATATGCCACGTGAATATCAAAACTCATCCGGTCAAATTGTTCTGGATTATGCGAAAGCAATacaggaaagtgtttttgaGCAACTTCGTGTTGTTCGTGATGGTCAACTGCGGATAGTCTTCTCTCCAGATTTGAAG ATATGCTCATGGGAGTTTTGTGCTCGACGGCATGAAGAGCTAATACCTCGAAGATTGTTGATACCACAG GTAAGTCAGCTTGGTGTGGCAGCTCAAAAGTATCAGGCTGCCACTCAAACTGCATCGTCCAATTTATCTGTCCCAGAGTTGCAAAATAATTGTACCAT GTTTGTTGCATCTGCTCGACAACTGGCAAAAGCCTTGGAAGTGCCATTAGTAAACGATCTAGGATATACAAAGAGATATGTACGGTGCCTTCAG ATATCAGAAGTGGTAAATAGTATGAAAGACTTGATTGATTATAGCCGAGAAACAGGAACGGGACCAATGG AGAGTTTGGCCAAGTTCCCTCGGAGGACAGGTTCTTCATCTGGGTTCCATAGTCAAGCTCCACAGCCTGAGGTACAGCAGCAGCAACTGCAAACAATACCCCAAAACTCAAATAGTGATCGAAGTTCAGCCCAGGTCACAATGCAAATCACTGCTAGCAATGGTATGGCTAGTGTAAATAACTCACTCACCACAGCATCTACAACCACCTCTGCCAGCACTATTGTGGGGCTTCTCCACCAAAACTCAATGAATTCAAGACAACAAAATTCTATGAATAATGCAAGCAGTCCCTATGGAGGAAACTCTGTTCAGATTCCATCTCCTGGTTCCTCTGGTACGATTCCACAGGCACAACCTAATCCTTCTCCTTTCCAGTCACCAAcaccctcatcatcaaataatcCTCCACAAACATCTCATAGTGCCTTGACAGCTTCCAATCATATTAGTTCCACAAATTCACCGGCTAACATTCCCTTGCAACAGCCAGCTCTTTCTGGTGAGGCTGACCATGGTGATTCTCAAAGCTCTGTCCAGAAACTCTTACATGAAATCATGTTGTCCAACCAACTTAATGGCACTGGTGGAATGGTTGGTTCTTTGGTGAATGACGTGAAAAATGTTAATGGGATTTTGCCAACAGGTAACAATACGGTTCTCAATGGAGGAAATGGCCTGGTGGGAAATGGGACAGTCAATAGTTCTGGAATAGGGGGTGCTGGATATGGCACCATGGGTGGACTTGTGCAGTCTACAGTGGTCAATGGAATCAGAGCTGCAATGGGTAATAACTCTATAATGAATGGTCGGATGGGTATGCCATCGATGGTACGAGACCAGAGCATGAATCATCAACATGATTTGGGGAACCAGCTGCCTAGTGGGCTAGGAGCAGCTAATGGGTTTAGTAATCTTCAGTTTGATTGGAAACCATCCCCTTGA
- the LOC118029212 gene encoding uncharacterized protein, which produces MAMKNCFQVSSVSTTTRAGVCHPFAPVEKLQLPTCKGLNTSNLSLSSPSSSFPRPLRSRCQKSRVVCKAREAVDAVQVATDASWDTVIGSDTPVLVEFWAPWCGPCKMIAPVVEELAKEYAGKIACYKVNTDDCPNIATKYGIRSIPTVLFFKQGEKKESVIGAVPKTTLSNSIDKYIDA; this is translated from the exons ATGGCTATGAAGAATTGTTTCCAAGTTAGTTCAGTGAGTACTACCACCAGAGCTGGTGTTTGCCATCCATTTGCTCCTGTGGAAAAGCTTCAATTGCCAACCTGCAAAGGACTCAACACATCCAATTTATCGTTGTCTTCACCTTCTTCGTCCTTTCCTCGCCCACTGAGAAGCAGGTGCCAAAAATCCCGCGTTGTCTGCAAAGCTCGTGAAGCTGTAGATGCAG TTCAAGTAGCGACAGATGCAAGCTGGGATACTGTGATTGGAAGCGACACCCCTGTTCTTGTGGAGTTTTGGGCGCCATGGTGCGGACCTTGTAAGATGATAGCACCGGTAGTCGAGGAGTTGGCAAAAGAATATGCAGGAAAGATAGCTTGTTACAAAGTCAACACTGATGACTGCCCTAATATTGCCACAAAGTATGGAATAAGAAGCATTCCGACAGTGCTGTTTTTCAAGcaaggagagaagaaagaaagtgtTATTGGAGCAGTGCCCAAGACCACCTTGTCTAATTCCATAGACAAGTATATAGATGCTTGA